The Mesoterricola silvestris sequence CGATTTCCCCCAAAGGGTAGCAAACAAAACCCGTGACCAAGCTCATTTCGTCGGCTTTTCGCCTCCGGCGGTCCGGAGGGCCTCCACAGTTCCGATACACTGGAAACCGCCGTGCCACCCAGGAGCCTCCGATGCCCCAAGCGAACGCCCCATGCCTGCTGGACGCCAAGCAGATGGAGGTCCACCTTCAGCGCCTGTGCCGCGAGATCTCCGCGGTGTTCGGAAGCGACGCCTCCATCGCGCTCCTGGGCATCCGCACCCGGGGCCTGTACCTGGCCGAACGGCTCAAGGCCATGCTGGAATCCAACCTCCAGAAGGAGATCCCCCTGGGCATCCTGGACATCACCCTGTACCGGGACGACCTCTCGGAACTGGCGGGGAGCCCCATCGTCCGCCCCACGGAGATCCCCTTCAGCCTCAAGGACCGCTCCGTGATCCTGGTGGACGACGTGCTCTTCACCGGGCGCACCATCCGGGCCGCCCTGGACGCCCTGCTGGACCACGGAAGGCCCAAGCGGGTGTGGCTGGCGGTGCTGGTGGACCGCGGCGGCCGCGAGCTGCCCATCCAGGCGGAATTCGTGGGCATCAAGATGGACGTGGCCATGGACAGCCGGGTTTCGGTCCACATGAAGGACGTGGACGGCGAGGACGCCGTCCTCCTGGAAAGCCGGAGCTGACCATGCCCCAGACCTACCGCTTCCCCCACCGCCACCTGCTGGGCATCGAGCCCCTGACCCCCCAGGACATCCTGGCCATCCTCGACCAGGCCCGGGCCTTCGAGGAGGTCTGCGAGCGCCCCGAGATCAAGATCGTCCCGGCCCTGCGCAAGCGCCTGATCGTCAACCTCTTCTTCGAGAACTCCACCCGCACCCGCAACAGCTTCGAGATCGCCGAGAAGCGCCTTTCGGCCGAGATCATCAACTTCGACGCCGACACCAGCTCCCTCAGCAAGGGCGAGACCCTGGTGGACACCGCGCTCAACCTCCAGGCCATGCACCCCGACCTCATCGTCATGCGCCACTCCGCCCCCGGGGCCCACGCCCTGCTGGCGCGGCACATGAAGGCCAGCATCGTGAACGCCGGGGACGGCGCCCACGAGCACCCCACCCAGGCCCTCCTGGACGCCTACACCCTGCGCAAGCGCTTCAGCCGCCTCGAGGGCCTGCGGGTGGCCATCGTCGGCGATATCCGCAACAGCCGCGTGGTCCGCTCCAATCTCTGGCTCCTCACCAAGATGGGCGCCCACGTCACCCTGGTGGGCCCCCCCACCCTCGTGCCCGCGGAGCTCAAGGAGACCTGGCCCGGCATCGAGATCGCCCACGAGCTGGAGCCCGTGCTGCCCCACCAGGACGCCGTCATGATGCTGCGCTGCCAGTTCGAACGGGGCACCGGCGCCTTCATCCCCGGCCAGGGCGAGTACGTGCGCTTCTACCAGCTCAACGCGCAGCGCCTCCGGCTCTGCCGGCCCGACGTGGCCGTGCTCCACCCCGGCCCCATCAACCGCGGGGTGGAGATCACCTCCGAGGTGGCCGACGGCCCCAACAACCTCATCCTGGACCAGGTCACCAACGGCGTCCCCGTGCGCATGGCGGTCCTGTTCCTCCTCTGCAACCCCCATGGGGAACAAGTTCCCTAGCAAGGCATACGAATGATCCAAGGTCCGGTCACGCTCCTCATCCTCGACGGGTTCGGGGATGGTCCCCGCAACGCCTTCGACGCCACCTTCGTCGCCGGCATGGCCCACATGTCCGGTCTGCGCCGGCGCTTCGCGGCCACCCAGCTCAACGCCGGAGGCGAGGCGGTGGGCCTTCCCGAGGGCCAGTTCGGGAACTCCGAAGTGGGG is a genomic window containing:
- the pyrR gene encoding bifunctional pyr operon transcriptional regulator/uracil phosphoribosyltransferase PyrR encodes the protein MPQANAPCLLDAKQMEVHLQRLCREISAVFGSDASIALLGIRTRGLYLAERLKAMLESNLQKEIPLGILDITLYRDDLSELAGSPIVRPTEIPFSLKDRSVILVDDVLFTGRTIRAALDALLDHGRPKRVWLAVLVDRGGRELPIQAEFVGIKMDVAMDSRVSVHMKDVDGEDAVLLESRS
- a CDS encoding aspartate carbamoyltransferase catalytic subunit, whose product is MPQTYRFPHRHLLGIEPLTPQDILAILDQARAFEEVCERPEIKIVPALRKRLIVNLFFENSTRTRNSFEIAEKRLSAEIINFDADTSSLSKGETLVDTALNLQAMHPDLIVMRHSAPGAHALLARHMKASIVNAGDGAHEHPTQALLDAYTLRKRFSRLEGLRVAIVGDIRNSRVVRSNLWLLTKMGAHVTLVGPPTLVPAELKETWPGIEIAHELEPVLPHQDAVMMLRCQFERGTGAFIPGQGEYVRFYQLNAQRLRLCRPDVAVLHPGPINRGVEITSEVADGPNNLILDQVTNGVPVRMAVLFLLCNPHGEQVP